tttaccccgcccatgtggGTTGCCGcaggcagccactctgggcagctgccaacactcataaaaacacaataaaacattgaacattaaaaaacttccctgaaaaggactgccttcagatgtcttctaaaggttgtctattTACATAtctccttgccatctgatgggagggcgttccacaactTGAATTCCTTGGCAGAAAGTACACTATGTATCCATTTAACTATTCTATCCTGCCAATCAGCTACATAGGATTATCTTCTTGTCCGTTCACCCCCCTATTGCTAGTGGTGTTGTCAAATATTTGGCAGGGCACAATACATGGTTTTCAGGGGCTGCATTTTCCTTCGTAGGTCACACGTTGTCAGGACCACATATTCTGCAAAGTCACTGGCTGAACTATTACTCCTCCTCTCCAACTGAAATGAAACCTGCAGTCATGGGGGTATATCTGCTGACATTAATCCTGCATTGAGCTagcttcttctcttcccccttcttgCCATCTCTGTGGTCTCTTTTTGCTTACAGGATGGCACttagatagatggaccaatggtatgactacctgaacctgcagtAGCTCTCCAAGCAGGAATCTGCTGCTGTCAGAGATTGAATCTaggatgctttgcatgcaagacagattctctaccactgaactacactTCTTTAGAACTACCTTATATTTTAGTATCTGCATTGTGCGTAGAAAGCTTGCGGtgcttccttttttatatatataatgatttttattgattttataaacacaaaagagaaaaacaaaaaatcaacaacaacttaaaaggcagtaaaacacattaaaaacaataacataacaataaaaaaagaaagaaaacaaacatctaattacaaatccaaatttctttaacattgtatatagggacctcctcgagttctctccatctgctcttcatttcatttttatcttttagcaatttctaatgcatttttaaatacatatCTTAAAATTTCAAATCTATCCTTTCTGTGTACTTCACTTAGATTTTAAATCCTCAGCTTCTATCCAATTCTAAAACTATTCTTGGTATacaatttttgcatgttttttcaaataaagtctttccactcttcttctgtcgcttcttctccccggtcgtggattcttccggtcatctcagccatttccatcttcatttgccaatcgtccactgttggtaattcatgggatttccagttcttagctagcagaactcttgccgctgttgtggcatacattaaaaaattaacatttttcttaggaatctctctCCCGACTATACCCAGTAGAAAAGATTCTGGTTTCTtggtaaatgtgtttttcaacactctctttaattcattataaatttccccccagaaatctTTCACTAATGGGCAAGTcaaccacatatgataaaaggaaccttcctctttcttacatttccaacataagcTTGCGGTGCTTCCTAAGTGTTTAAGGACAAtcatgattatttattaaatttgtatacagtggtacttcaacttccaaatgcctcgacttctgaaggtttcgacttacgaagtcggcaaacccggaagtattttcgccgtgcgcacaatctgcacaaagcgcaaaattgcgcttcgcgcatgcgcaaaatggacacttcgacatctgaaggtttcgacttatgaagagcgccgcggaacggatcgccttcgtaagtcgaggtaccactgtactgctttttacccgcaggtctcagggcggttacaACCTGtaagcacaatataaaaacataaaacacataataaaaatataagcaaaaacaacccaataaccaccaCCCCCATCCCATTATAAAAGggcagccactgcagagaaggcctgttctcatgttgctaacctccggacctctcgtggaggaggcacatgaagaagttCCCCAGAAGATGATCCCAGGGTTCGGGGAAGTTCATTTGGAAaggggtattgtggtcctgagccgtgtaaggttttataggtctaaaccagcactttgaattgggcccggaaccTAACTGGTTTATAATTGATTATAATGTGTTTAGCTAAGCTTATCTCTCTCTGGCCATTTGCATCTAGGAGGAACGATGGTGCGCAAGCTGAAATTCCACGAGCAGAAGCTCCTCAAGAAGCTGGACCTGGTGAACTGGGAGGCTGCCTCTGGAAACCTTGCCGAGCTGCGAGTGCTCCGCCGCTTCCGCTTGCAGCGCAGGGAGGACTACACCCGCTACAACCAGCTGAGCCGCGCGGTTCGGGAGCTGGCCCGCCGCATTCGGGACCTCGGTGAAGCGCCGGAGTCGGCGGCTTTCCGGGCTCGGAGCACTGCCGCTCTCCTAGAGAAGCTCTATGCCATGGGGTTGGTGTCCTCCAAGAGCTCTCTGGAGCTGTGCGACCGCGTCTcggcctcctccttctgccgccgccgcctgccttGCCTGCTCCTGAAGCTCCGTATGGCCCAGAACTTGAAATCGGCCGTCACCTTTGTGGAGCAGGGGCATGTCCGAGTTGGGCCCGAGGTCGTGACGGACCCGGCCTTCTTGGTGACTCGGGCGATGGAGGACTTCATCACCTGGACCGACTCCTCTCGCATCCGCCAGCATGTGCTCAACTACAATCAGGAACGGGATGATTTTGATTTGGCttgctaattattattttttaaaaaagtgggggcACCCTTTCCCAATTTGTTGACCtgacttatttattaaatttgtacgcTGCCCTTcgcccgaagatcacagggcagttcacaacataagaaTGTccaatgagaacacaaaatacagaataaaacaaaaacatctatCTCTTGCGCAATCCTTATGGACCAAAGGGGTGGGTAGGCCTGGAATGCTTAGCCCAGGTAATCTCCAAGGGCCCTaacattttccccacttggcagtTAATGCCCTGATTAATGTGGATAGTCTTGATATTTTGGAGGGTAACTGTTTACCGCTGCTTGCAATATTGACTCTGCTGTCCGGTTTGTGTGTGTAGATCCTAACGATGCCTGTATgtcatattcattttttaaaaaatatcatttttgtCCAACATTAAGTACTGTAAGATAAAGACATGacgtaaaagaaaaaaggaaggaaggaaagagagataaGGAAAAAGATATAGAAAAGAGCTTTCAAGAGGAAATAGAAAAGATAGAGTTCAGAGATTAAAGAACTTCCGGTTCTTCATCTGTCTGCTATATATAAACAATAATCACTTCATACATGCCAATGTAACACCTAACAAaaccactttctataaacaaacaatATCTTCCATCTCCAAATCCAATTGTCATTATTCCTTTTTCTCAGCACTCCATTTTCCTATATTCTTATATTCCGATGGCAAAGGTTGAACTGCAATGGCACCTTCTCTTTACTTTagggaaaaaaacaaaatgacAGGCTTGGGACTTGGATAACACGCAGAGAGAGACAGTCTCCACCAGAGGGTGGTGGACTAAAAGTTGTCGGCGCATGCTTGGAAAAGCAAATGCACTGTCTGGCATTCTCTCTGTCACAGACATCTTACAGGAGAAGTTAAATAACAGATTATATTTGACTGCTCCCTAGAAAACAACCCCAAATCTTGATCCATCTTTAATTAAAAAGCCAACAAGCAGTATCATTCACTTCTGATCGCGGACTGGATGGCTGCCCACAACTAATCCACACAGCTATTCTTTTCAAggatctgctcccccccccccccggcacctcaGCAAAAtaatttcctctctgtctctatGGTAACATGTTCCTTGATAGTACAGTAGAAGTCATTCCGCTGCTGAATTTCTTGGCTGGTACCTCAGTCTTTGAATCAATGCTTAAGTGTTTGTGCATTTCTCTCACACTGCTCTGCTGTGCTGGCCCCAGTTGCGAGCAAGAAACCTTCCCCTCCCTCGGTATTTCTCACTTTGACAGTAGCTTTGCCACCATAATGCATTTTGAGATGACTGTTTTGGTTGGGGGGGTGAGATTAGCATTCTGTGTGTTTCACTGTCACTTAATttgtttagttacaggtaggtagcagtgttggtctgccatagtagaaacaaaataaaaaaatctgaagagtctgaagaagtgtgcgtgcacacgaaagctcataccaatgacaaatttagttggtctctaaggtgctactggaaggatttttaaaaaattattttgttttaatatgtttaGAACTTTTACCGTCTTTCCATGAAATCGACCTTGGCTTTTGCcaagtttaaaacaaaaccatgcaCTCATCAATTGTTTCTGAAAACCtaacaacatagaatcatagagttggaagagaccacaagggccatccagtccaaccccctgccaggcaggaaacaccatcaaagcattcctgacagatggctgtcaagcctccgcttaaagacctccaaagaaggagactccaccacactccttggcagcaagttccacagtcgaacagctcttactgtcaggaagttctttctaatgtttaggtggaatcttctttcttgtagtttgaatccattgctccatgtccgcttctctggagcagcagaaaacctttctccctcctctgtatgacatccttttatatatttgaacatggctatcatatcaccccttaaccttctcttctccaggctaaacatacccagctccctaagccgttcctcataaggcatcgtttccaggcctttgaccattttggttgcccttctctggacacgttccagcttgttggtatccttcttgaactgtggtgcccggaactggacacagtactccaggtgaggtctgaccagtacagtggtactattacttcccttgatctagatgctatactcctattgatgtagccACAAAATATGATTCTTTGGCTACCCATTATttccttatttcatttatatgccaccactcctccaaggagctcaaggtggcgtttGTAGTActcattttccccattttatccttgcaagaACCTCCTGCgcggtaggctaggctgagagcaggtgactggcccaaggtcacttggggagcttcgtggccgagtggggattcgaaccctacaCTCCCAGGGCCTAGTCAAACACTTAACAACTACGCCAAAACAGGCAAGGCAATTTATGATCCATTCCGTGACGTTCTAAAATGCTTGTTAAGTTAACTTTCAATGGCTTTTGAGTGTGTTTGAATGCTTAGACTGAAATTCTGTATACGATTTAGGGCTGAATCCAGCGCGGAATACACCCCTTGAAATTAATATACAAGACTAATCTAAATtacagtgggtctgctctgaattgGCTGCAGTCCCTATTAACAAAACTTGTGTCGGGCAAGCTTGGAATTTATTCTGCATAAGCATGGAGTGGGCTATAAGAGGTTTTTCAACAGGCCACTTGCTGCTGGTTGCagcaagtaaaataaaattgctttgcatctgacacacacatgtgcaaatgTGCAAGGGTTAAGTTACCTTTCTGCAGCTGCCTTTTTGCAATCTCTTTCCAAGGCTTTGCATTTGCTGCGTAATTGGCACTCTGAATCTGTGGTTGTGCATAGCTGTAACCGGTGCATAATTAAAGTGGCTTTCTCTGACacgatgcagcagcagcagcagcagcagcccacgtAAGGCAAGCCCTTTCTGCAACGCTGCCTGGCAACTGAGAgctccttctgctgctgttgttgttgtttaggcgtttagtcgtgtccgactctttgtgaccccatggaccagagcacgccaggcactcctgtcttccactccttCTGCTAGTCATTTGCTATCGCATTCCCAGTGCAGAGGCTTATGCCACTATGCCAGCATTCCACGTTCTGCAGTGGCTAAAGTACAAGTGGGATGGTACACGTGAACCTTCCGGGGTCCAGCTTTCTCCAACTCCGCTATCTGATCACCTTTCACCTGTGTAAGCCTTTACATATCAGTAATGGACTGTGCCAGGCAGAaggtcttctttggcaatcacttatAGCCAAGTAagcttgtcttccatgaacacggtcttaacaggtaggtagccgtgttggtctgacgtagtcgaaacaaaataaaaaaattcattccagcagcaccttaaagttttttattttggtatgagctttcgtgtgcatgcacacgaaagctcataccaaaataaaaacttagttggtctttaaggtgctgctggaaggaacggtcttaacagtgagtccataagtgactgtaaaggccaattctggatccacacgtcctcccacagtggggacattggtttcggGCAGGAGTTGAACACAGCGAGGAATTGCTGAAGTgccttgccttcctcttagcacgtttcttcctctcatcctgagttcgaatgtcttcaaagtccatgacaccttgggtaaaggctgttctccaattggagcacttgcaggccagtgttcactaattgttggtgtttatactgcattctaaaaaatatttgccttgagaaagacttataaatgccatccccaactcctcaaaatattccatcaatggtgtctcccaaaaaatttttacacatcacttgggaagacaggcaaactaatgccagtgtactggaagaagcaaaggtcaccagtgtcaaagcaaggattcttcaacatcaacttcgttggactggtcatgttgtgcagatgcctgattatcatcttccaaagcaactactctattctgaacttaagaatggaaagtgtaatgccgaTGGTCTACAAAAGAGGAAGAAGTTAATAGTCTTTTCTTCAACCTTTTAAGGACAGTGCTAGATCTTGCTGTTCATTTTCAAGGTCCTTTGACAGTTATTATTGGGTGGCCAGGAAATGAGAATAAAGTTTACGTATATTTCATACCTTTTTCATCTGTTTTTCTTAGTCTTGTGGTTGTTGCATTCTCACAGCTGCCCCCTGTTGCTGCTACCACACCCCCTTTgcttcctcccagctcttccaCCTGTTTTTCTCTAGTACACAAACTGAATATACTTTGGCCTGCTAAAGTTGCCCATGTTCTTATATTAGAACCATGCCTTTGCTAAGCCTCCCCCGCCCAGCTCTAAAAAAATGCATGCACGCTTTCACACACGTAGAGTTCTTAGCATTAGATCGGATATAAAACATTCTGCAGGACAGCTCAGCTCTTCTGCAAGGCTTGAAAGGCATCAACATTTTGTCACATTCATTGCAGTAATGGTTCCAACTTGACCTGGTAGAAAGCTAATGGTCTTCATTTACAGAGGTTGGACTGTAAACATTCCGATAGCTTTTTGCTCCCCAGGTGGTTGGAATGTTGTTGAACATTCTGTGCCATCCCACTAGCCCAGGCGATTGATATCACAGGCTGTACCACCACAGGAACAAAACAATATGGACTATGTTGCAAGGCATCTTTCCATTTCCATAATGGTTCAGGTGTCACAGATCCCCTGAAAAGCCAACGGTTTATTTtatatacttcttaattaaaataataaacttAATAATTTATCTGTGGTCATCTtccaaggcccttcttcatgtgcctcctcctcgagaggtccagagggtagcaagacaagaatgggccttttctgcagtggcgtcgtccgtggaatgctctccccagggaggcttgcctagcaccttcattatacacctttaggagccaggTAAAAATGTCCcctttcaaccaggcctttggccgattaaaattctatggccttttaaatgtgttaggGGAAgggttatttttattgttaaaaacacacacacacaaaacctttttaaaaacttctatcatgcatttttatcttgtgaaccatcctgagatctttggatgaagggaggtatataaattttaataataataatatacatttttataccacccttcatccaagtatcacagggcagtttacaatatagcAACACAGAAGcatataacatagtaacaaataaaaaaagtcacacacatacagagtttaaaaagccatagattgttcAATTAGTCAAAGGCGTGGGAGAAAAGGAACACTtttcctggcgcctaaagatatgtaacgaagggGCCAGGCGAGTCTCCCTTAAGAGAGCACCCCACAAGCAGGAGAATTCCACAAACTTCCACTCTGGACCACTCATAGATGAAGCCTTGAGGTATTGCtgccctgagctgtttaaggctttgcaagtcaaaaccagcactttgaattgggctcaaaaactaactggcagccagtgcagtcagctCAAAAACtgcgtaatatgctcaaactgtctggCACATCCACTTCCTCACCCgtagatgtaaaggagaaaggCTGTGCATTAGCCAAGGCAATGGAACTTCCATGTTCAGCAGCAGTATATCACTATACCAGCTACTGGGGAAGACTGCGGCCTTTGTGTCCtgctttcagaccctccaagtgtccctattttccagatatgtccctgatttagataaGCTGAcctggatcctggaatgtcccagttttccttaggatgtccctattttcattggaaaaatgttggagggtatggagttatcacacacacacacacacacacacacaccgagccatctgaaggcaatcctgtagagggaaggtttttaaaatgttttactgtgtttttacatatgttggaagctgcccagtgactggggcaactcagtaagatgcgcggggtataaatagtaaaattatggaatgggacgtccctattttcattggagaaatgttggagggcatgtgcaTTTCTGGGTGGCCGCTGTTGGCAACAGAGTGCTGGATGAGACATATTTTGGGTCCCACTCAGTCTCTTTAACATTTCCTTTAACCCAGGGATCTGTAAGGTTTACCTCTCCTGGGCtgggttcactccagcggagatccctctgtgatttccggcatctgggcaGATGCGATTTCTGTTGCCGTGGAAGCAAGTCCCTGTGCTAACCGGCGCAGCGTGTGGGAACTCACCAagcgggcagctcgtgggccggttaaatgaccccctcCCCCGTGGGCGCTTGTGGCcgatgggccttaggttgcctacccctgctttaaccaTTGTCCAAATGGGACCAAACGGCTTGGGAACAGCTGCAAAGGCATCTAGCACCTTTCCACCCCTTGAGGAAAATGTCTCCACTGACACGCAGCTCTTAGCCTATCTTGAGCGAAAAATAGGGAGCTGTGCACAGTGTCTGCAGGCAATTGTTTTCACGGTTAAAGCAAACAGCTCGGTGATAAGGTGGTTTGCGCCCATGAAAAGCCCTGATAAGTGCAATAATTAAATAATCCACTGCCCACACACCAGAGCTGCAGAGGTTTGGCTGATCCCCTAATTACTCTGACAGAATCAGACTTCTTCCTTGGACGGTGATAAGATAGGGCTGTAATTTTATCTCTTGTTTTCTTCATGCCTGGGAAAGGCTGAGATGCCGAGAGGCTAAGTGTCTCGGGGCAATTTATACAATATGCAGACCATCCTTTAGCAGAAGATTGTCAAAGCTTTGCATTGTGGGGGTGGCTGGTATCAGGCTGCCTGTAAGATTAGCACcacatgttaaaaacaaaaagcccaccaaaccaaataaactttaaaaaaactgGCACCAGGCCCACGTTAAGGTTAGCACTTTCTGGGGGGAGAAAAGTTGGTATAATTAAACTGGGTTTAAGAGTTAGAATCAGGCTTTTAAAAAGCTGGTTCCAGCCTGATGTTAAGAGTTGTCATATTTCGTTAAATAACGTGATACCAGAATTGATGACTCAATTCTTATTCTGCACTGGTTGGTACACACCTAGagttccagttctgggcaactcCATTTAAGATGGACATTGATATACCCAGAGCATCAACAACACAGAGGAGGCTGACCAGGATGGTGCAAGTCctgtgaggaacggttgaaaATGCTGGGTATGTTTCACCTAGAGAAAAGGAAGGTTAAGTGGAGACGTGAGAGtggccttcaaatatctgaagggttgtcctGCAGAAGATAGGAGACTTTCTCTATTGCTGCAGTCTGCAGAAAGCAGAAATTAAGAGGACGGGTGATTGTAGCCCAGTTGTTAAGACTTCACATGCaaaaggtctctggttcaattcccaacacctccaggtgggactgggaacgtcccctgccccaaaccctaGAAAGTTGGCTGCTGTCACCCAGTGtcaacagtactgaactagataggtAAATGGTTTGATTCAGTATAATGCAGCTTTTCATGTTCCTATGGCTGGAAACAGTGAAGCAGATTTTGGCTTAACTTTAGAAGGATCCTCATGCTAGAATGGATAGATCAGGCTGCCTTAGCAGGGGATCCGATCTCCTTTGCTTGAGGGATGGAAGCAGAGGCTGGGCAGTGATCGGTCAGAGATGCTGCAATTGCACTCCGCATTGCGGAGGTTGAACCAGGTGGTTCCTTCCCTCTCTGTGATGGCATGAGTTCTAAGGTTGGCACTTGGCTTTCAAAAGAAGTCGGTAGCAACCTGGCTCTAAGGATGGCACCTTGTGCCTGGTTCCAAGATTGGCACTTGGCTTTAAAAAAGCTGGCACTGCAACTTGGCATCAAAACTGGCACCATCTTGTTTTTAAGCCTGGTTCCAACATCGACACTCGGCCTTGAAAAGGCTAGTACTCAAACTGGCATTAAGACCAGTATCATTGTTGTTTTTGAAATAGCGTGTGTGTTTAGTTTTAATTATAccaatgttttaattgtttttttaattgttgtttctATGCCCGCCCcccaatgtttttagctgttcttaatCTGTAAGATGCCTTGAGTCCCTGACAGGGGGAAAAATGGTGTGGTAAggtgtggagtctccttctttggaggtctttaagcggaggcttgacagccatctgtcaggaatgctttgatggtgtttcctgcttggcagggggttggactggatggcccttgtggtctcttccaactctatgattctatgataagtataaacatacatacaaacaaacaaacaagtgctGGCTCTAGCTTGACTCTAAGGTTAGCTCCTGGGCTTTATGAAGCTAGCCCTACAACCACCAGCTAACATTAAGATCAACATAAGGATTATTAATAATAGTGCCCTGCAACCTGGCACTACTAAAGTGGTCACCCTGTTCCCTTTGAGTctttaatgcatgcatttttatattgcaaactgccctgtgatccttgggtgaGGGGCGGTacagaaatttaacaaataagaATAATAGTAATAGCAGTAAGAAGCCTGGCTCTAATGCCAGCCCTGGACCTGGCATTACTAAAGCGGGCACCCTCTTCCCTTTGAGTCTTTAAcgcatgcatttttgtgtttttacactGCAGACCATTCTGTAATCCTTGGAGGGAGGTatagaaatgtaaataataatagccaGCCCTTCAACCTGGCACTACTAAGCAGTCACCCTCTTATGTTTGAGCCCACATATATTTTTGTGCTCTGTGATCCTCGGAGGGAGGTatagaaatgtaaataataataataataataataataataataataataataataataataataaagccagcCCCGCAACCCGGCATTACTAAAGCGGCTGCCCTCTTcccttttgtatatttttgtgttcTTCCACTGCagaccgccctgtgatcctcggaggAAGGGCGGCAAAGGAAACGAACCAATACCAATATTAATAACCGCCGTACCGTAAGTGTGGGTCTCGGCGGGCGGCCCCCTGGGCGCTGGGCCCCAGGGCCTTTCCCGCGCCGGGGCTTGTGTGGGTGTCCCGGGGGCTGAGCTTGGCCCTGGGCCTCAAATCTACTAAGCTCCGCGGGGGCGGTCTGCCTGGCTGTCCCTCCCTGTCCCGGCTGCTGCTGAGGCGGCGGGGAGCCGGCGAGGCCCGCCGGTCGGAGAGGGCGCCTGGTCGGCCCAGCCCTGCCCGCCggcctgctgctgcagcagcagcctcccccgGCGGGCGGCGCCCCACTCGGCGCCGCTGCTCCGCCCCGGGCCTTGGATTGGCGGGAGGCCGCGGCTCCTCCCAGCGCGGGTCGGGGGCCGAGCGAGGGAAGCGGGACGGAGGAGACGTCGGCGAAGGTAgcgccggaggaggaggaataaggaggaggaggaggaggagaagcgccGCCGCcagcagaagaaggagaaggagcgtCGGAGGCCCCAGAGACGCCCCCTCGCCAGGTGAGGCTAGGCCGCTCGCGGGAGGGCCCGCGCCGGGGGCTCGCGTGGAACCTGCCGCGGGCCTCGGGAACCACAGCGGGGGGCTTTCTTCACCCCCTCACCAAAACAACCCCCGAGGGCGCCCTTGGGAGCCCCACACCCCAAAGCCCGCTTTTCAGCGCTATAATAAGACCTACCCCCTATATGAGGGGTTCCCCCCCTTGAAGGATTGTAGGggaattctcctttcctttttttgggggggggcttgataTTTGAGGCGGGGTCGTTCGGGTTTCAGCCTCATTCTGGGAAGaggaaccccctcccccctgcacatATTTTGGGGTGCCTGTGGGGTGAAAATCGAGGTGTCTccatccttttttggggggtgggggtttggcCCTCCTCTTTAGCTTTGGGGGTATGGGGGGGGCTTCTCCGTATTCAGGGCTTAAAGAGGATTTGGACTGCCTTTGCatttcagggttgtttttttgtggggcggAGGCTTCTCgtccccattccccccaccccctgcttgagTGTAGGAGGGCCCCTATATTTAGGATTTTGTCGTGCTTGGGGAATATGGAGTTGGAGTCCCTGCTGCTTCCAGGGTTTGGGATGATGGAGAGGTTTTCTGTTTCCAGGAGGCAGGGATTTGGGGCGAGGGCTCCTTTCTTCACActcatattctcccccccccctttttcccctaCTCTTTGGGATTTGATTCTGTGCCTTTTGAAGGCTGCCCCTAAGCCAAACGGTTCCCTTAAATTCGAGAGAGGAGGTTTTACCCTGCTGCTCGAATTGCAAAGACTTCCTTGTTCCATCACCTGGGACCTCGGAGGAGCTTCACATACATCTCAGCCCCCTTTTTGCTTTGGGGATTAGGAAACTGGAGCAATTGCCAGCCCAGGTCCCAAGGGCTCCTTATGACAGGATGAGCAAGCCCgtttgaattcagtaggatttatttctgagtagacatgatcgATTATTTTGCTGTTGCATTTGTTAATCTCTTTTCTT
The nucleotide sequence above comes from Zootoca vivipara chromosome 1, rZooViv1.1, whole genome shotgun sequence. Encoded proteins:
- the IMP3 gene encoding U3 small nucleolar ribonucleoprotein protein IMP3, with the translated sequence MVRKLKFHEQKLLKKLDLVNWEAASGNLAELRVLRRFRLQRREDYTRYNQLSRAVRELARRIRDLGEAPESAAFRARSTAALLEKLYAMGLVSSKSSLELCDRVSASSFCRRRLPCLLLKLRMAQNLKSAVTFVEQGHVRVGPEVVTDPAFLVTRAMEDFITWTDSSRIRQHVLNYNQERDDFDLAC